In Temnothorax longispinosus isolate EJ_2023e chromosome 2, Tlon_JGU_v1, whole genome shotgun sequence, one DNA window encodes the following:
- the Syt7 gene encoding synaptotagmin-7 isoform X7: protein MWAAVSRSLEILVAFFEYYTTRTTGSPSSKSPAGGSGGPASGAAGATAAPGSGASNAGSAEPRTPTTGPQNKQLQNVKGEHPSKAFLQSRSISLVDMYIDNSEPSENVGQIHFSLEYDFQNSTLILRIIQGKDLPAKDLSGTSDPYVRVTLLPDKKHRLETKIKRRTLNPRWNETFYFEGFPIQKLQSRVLHLHVFDYDRFSRDDSIGEMFLPLCQVDLSEKPSFWKALKPPAKDKCGELLCSLCYHPSNSILTLTLLKARNLKAKDINGKSDPYVKVWLQFGDKRIEKRKTPIFKCTLNPVFNEVFSFNVPWEKIRECSLDVMVMDFDNIGRNELIGRIQLAGKNGSGASETKHWQDMITKPRQTIVQWHRLKPE, encoded by the exons ATGTGGGCCGCAGTGTCAAGATCGTTGGAGATACTCGTTGCCTTCTTCGAATACTACACTACCAG gACGACCGGTAGTCCTTCTAGCAAATCTCCAGCAGGTGGTAGCGGCGGTCCCGCGAGCGGTGCGGCAGGAGCAACAGCGGCACCAGGAAGCGGCGCCAGCAATGCCGGAAGCGCGGAACCCCGTACACCAACCACTGGGCCGCAGAACAAGCAGCTGCAGAATGTCAAAGGAGAACACCCTTCG AAAGCGTTTCTACAGAGCAGGTCCATCTCCTTGGTCGACATGTACATCGATAATTCGGAACCGAGCGAGAATGTTGGCCAGATCCACTTCAGTCTCGAGTACGACTTCCAGAACAGCACGCTCATTCTGCGCATCATACAG GGTAAAGACCTGCCGGCGAAGGACTTGTCAGGCACTTCCGATCCGTACGTACGTGTGACGCTGCTCCCGGACAAGAAACACCGACTCGAGACAAAAATCAAAAGGCGCACGTTGAATCCGAGATGGAACGAGACGTTCTATTTCGAAG GTTTCCCTATACAGAAGCTGCAGAGTAGGGTACTACATCTACACGTCTTCGACTACGATCGATTCTCGAGGGACGACTCCATAGGGGAAATGTTTCTGCCGCTTTGCCAG GTCGATCTATCCGAGAAACCATCGTTTTGGAAAGCTCTTAAGCCGCCGGCTAAAGATAAATGCGGAGAACTCTTGTGCTCGCTGTGCTATCATCCGAGTAATTCCATATTGACGTTGACTCTCTTGAAGGCGAGGAATCTCAAAGCTAAGGATATCAACGGAAAATCAG ATCCGTACGTCAAAGTGTGGCTACAGTTTGGCGACAAAAGGATCGAGAAACGCAAGACTCCTATTTTCAAATGCACCTTGAATCCAGTATTTAACGAGGTATTCTCCTTTAATGTACCTTGGGAGAAGATCAGGGAATGCTCTTTGGATGTAATGGTGATGGATTTCGACAACATTGGACGAAACGAATTGATCGGTCGGATTCAGCTCGCAG GAAAAAATGGAAGTGGCGCGAGCGAAACGAAACATTGGCAGGACATGATCACAAAGCCGAGGCAGACCATTGTGCAGTGGCATCGCTTGAAGCCCGAGTAA
- the Syt7 gene encoding synaptotagmin-7 isoform X6 — protein sequence MWAAVSRSLEILVAFFEYYTTRAQLETTGSPSSKSPAGGSGGPASGAAGATAAPGSGASNAGSAEPRTPTTGPQNKQLQNVKGEHPSKAFLQSRSISLVDMYIDNSEPSENVGQIHFSLEYDFQNSTLILRIIQGKDLPAKDLSGTSDPYVRVTLLPDKKHRLETKIKRRTLNPRWNETFYFEGFPIQKLQSRVLHLHVFDYDRFSRDDSIGEMFLPLCQVDLSEKPSFWKALKPPAKDKCGELLCSLCYHPSNSILTLTLLKARNLKAKDINGKSDPYVKVWLQFGDKRIEKRKTPIFKCTLNPVFNEVFSFNVPWEKIRECSLDVMVMDFDNIGRNELIGRIQLAGKNGSGASETKHWQDMITKPRQTIVQWHRLKPE from the exons ATGTGGGCCGCAGTGTCAAGATCGTTGGAGATACTCGTTGCCTTCTTCGAATACTACACTACCAG AGCGCAATTAGA gACGACCGGTAGTCCTTCTAGCAAATCTCCAGCAGGTGGTAGCGGCGGTCCCGCGAGCGGTGCGGCAGGAGCAACAGCGGCACCAGGAAGCGGCGCCAGCAATGCCGGAAGCGCGGAACCCCGTACACCAACCACTGGGCCGCAGAACAAGCAGCTGCAGAATGTCAAAGGAGAACACCCTTCG AAAGCGTTTCTACAGAGCAGGTCCATCTCCTTGGTCGACATGTACATCGATAATTCGGAACCGAGCGAGAATGTTGGCCAGATCCACTTCAGTCTCGAGTACGACTTCCAGAACAGCACGCTCATTCTGCGCATCATACAG GGTAAAGACCTGCCGGCGAAGGACTTGTCAGGCACTTCCGATCCGTACGTACGTGTGACGCTGCTCCCGGACAAGAAACACCGACTCGAGACAAAAATCAAAAGGCGCACGTTGAATCCGAGATGGAACGAGACGTTCTATTTCGAAG GTTTCCCTATACAGAAGCTGCAGAGTAGGGTACTACATCTACACGTCTTCGACTACGATCGATTCTCGAGGGACGACTCCATAGGGGAAATGTTTCTGCCGCTTTGCCAG GTCGATCTATCCGAGAAACCATCGTTTTGGAAAGCTCTTAAGCCGCCGGCTAAAGATAAATGCGGAGAACTCTTGTGCTCGCTGTGCTATCATCCGAGTAATTCCATATTGACGTTGACTCTCTTGAAGGCGAGGAATCTCAAAGCTAAGGATATCAACGGAAAATCAG ATCCGTACGTCAAAGTGTGGCTACAGTTTGGCGACAAAAGGATCGAGAAACGCAAGACTCCTATTTTCAAATGCACCTTGAATCCAGTATTTAACGAGGTATTCTCCTTTAATGTACCTTGGGAGAAGATCAGGGAATGCTCTTTGGATGTAATGGTGATGGATTTCGACAACATTGGACGAAACGAATTGATCGGTCGGATTCAGCTCGCAG GAAAAAATGGAAGTGGCGCGAGCGAAACGAAACATTGGCAGGACATGATCACAAAGCCGAGGCAGACCATTGTGCAGTGGCATCGCTTGAAGCCCGAGTAA
- the Syt7 gene encoding synaptotagmin-7 isoform X4 encodes MEVAASAMLDGLKNNRIGKLALSRFLSQSLAQLETTGSPSSKSPAGGSGGPASGAAGATAAPGSGASNAGSAEPRTPTTGPQNKQLQNVKGEHPSKAFLQSRSISLVDMYIDNSEPSENVGQIHFSLEYDFQNSTLILRIIQGKDLPAKDLSGTSDPYVRVTLLPDKKHRLETKIKRRTLNPRWNETFYFEGFPIQKLQSRVLHLHVFDYDRFSRDDSIGEMFLPLCQVDLSEKPSFWKALKPPAKDKCGELLCSLCYHPSNSILTLTLLKARNLKAKDINGKSDPYVKVWLQFGDKRIEKRKTPIFKCTLNPVFNEVFSFNVPWEKIRECSLDVMVMDFDNIGRNELIGRIQLAGKNGSGASETKHWQDMITKPRQTIVQWHRLKPE; translated from the exons AGCGCAATTAGA gACGACCGGTAGTCCTTCTAGCAAATCTCCAGCAGGTGGTAGCGGCGGTCCCGCGAGCGGTGCGGCAGGAGCAACAGCGGCACCAGGAAGCGGCGCCAGCAATGCCGGAAGCGCGGAACCCCGTACACCAACCACTGGGCCGCAGAACAAGCAGCTGCAGAATGTCAAAGGAGAACACCCTTCG AAAGCGTTTCTACAGAGCAGGTCCATCTCCTTGGTCGACATGTACATCGATAATTCGGAACCGAGCGAGAATGTTGGCCAGATCCACTTCAGTCTCGAGTACGACTTCCAGAACAGCACGCTCATTCTGCGCATCATACAG GGTAAAGACCTGCCGGCGAAGGACTTGTCAGGCACTTCCGATCCGTACGTACGTGTGACGCTGCTCCCGGACAAGAAACACCGACTCGAGACAAAAATCAAAAGGCGCACGTTGAATCCGAGATGGAACGAGACGTTCTATTTCGAAG GTTTCCCTATACAGAAGCTGCAGAGTAGGGTACTACATCTACACGTCTTCGACTACGATCGATTCTCGAGGGACGACTCCATAGGGGAAATGTTTCTGCCGCTTTGCCAG GTCGATCTATCCGAGAAACCATCGTTTTGGAAAGCTCTTAAGCCGCCGGCTAAAGATAAATGCGGAGAACTCTTGTGCTCGCTGTGCTATCATCCGAGTAATTCCATATTGACGTTGACTCTCTTGAAGGCGAGGAATCTCAAAGCTAAGGATATCAACGGAAAATCAG ATCCGTACGTCAAAGTGTGGCTACAGTTTGGCGACAAAAGGATCGAGAAACGCAAGACTCCTATTTTCAAATGCACCTTGAATCCAGTATTTAACGAGGTATTCTCCTTTAATGTACCTTGGGAGAAGATCAGGGAATGCTCTTTGGATGTAATGGTGATGGATTTCGACAACATTGGACGAAACGAATTGATCGGTCGGATTCAGCTCGCAG GAAAAAATGGAAGTGGCGCGAGCGAAACGAAACATTGGCAGGACATGATCACAAAGCCGAGGCAGACCATTGTGCAGTGGCATCGCTTGAAGCCCGAGTAA
- the Syt7 gene encoding synaptotagmin-7 isoform X5: MEVAASAMLDGLKNNRIGKLALSRFLSQSLTTGSPSSKSPAGGSGGPASGAAGATAAPGSGASNAGSAEPRTPTTGPQNKQLQNVKGEHPSKAFLQSRSISLVDMYIDNSEPSENVGQIHFSLEYDFQNSTLILRIIQGKDLPAKDLSGTSDPYVRVTLLPDKKHRLETKIKRRTLNPRWNETFYFEGFPIQKLQSRVLHLHVFDYDRFSRDDSIGEMFLPLCQVDLSEKPSFWKALKPPAKDKCGELLCSLCYHPSNSILTLTLLKARNLKAKDINGKSDPYVKVWLQFGDKRIEKRKTPIFKCTLNPVFNEVFSFNVPWEKIRECSLDVMVMDFDNIGRNELIGRIQLAGKNGSGASETKHWQDMITKPRQTIVQWHRLKPE; the protein is encoded by the exons gACGACCGGTAGTCCTTCTAGCAAATCTCCAGCAGGTGGTAGCGGCGGTCCCGCGAGCGGTGCGGCAGGAGCAACAGCGGCACCAGGAAGCGGCGCCAGCAATGCCGGAAGCGCGGAACCCCGTACACCAACCACTGGGCCGCAGAACAAGCAGCTGCAGAATGTCAAAGGAGAACACCCTTCG AAAGCGTTTCTACAGAGCAGGTCCATCTCCTTGGTCGACATGTACATCGATAATTCGGAACCGAGCGAGAATGTTGGCCAGATCCACTTCAGTCTCGAGTACGACTTCCAGAACAGCACGCTCATTCTGCGCATCATACAG GGTAAAGACCTGCCGGCGAAGGACTTGTCAGGCACTTCCGATCCGTACGTACGTGTGACGCTGCTCCCGGACAAGAAACACCGACTCGAGACAAAAATCAAAAGGCGCACGTTGAATCCGAGATGGAACGAGACGTTCTATTTCGAAG GTTTCCCTATACAGAAGCTGCAGAGTAGGGTACTACATCTACACGTCTTCGACTACGATCGATTCTCGAGGGACGACTCCATAGGGGAAATGTTTCTGCCGCTTTGCCAG GTCGATCTATCCGAGAAACCATCGTTTTGGAAAGCTCTTAAGCCGCCGGCTAAAGATAAATGCGGAGAACTCTTGTGCTCGCTGTGCTATCATCCGAGTAATTCCATATTGACGTTGACTCTCTTGAAGGCGAGGAATCTCAAAGCTAAGGATATCAACGGAAAATCAG ATCCGTACGTCAAAGTGTGGCTACAGTTTGGCGACAAAAGGATCGAGAAACGCAAGACTCCTATTTTCAAATGCACCTTGAATCCAGTATTTAACGAGGTATTCTCCTTTAATGTACCTTGGGAGAAGATCAGGGAATGCTCTTTGGATGTAATGGTGATGGATTTCGACAACATTGGACGAAACGAATTGATCGGTCGGATTCAGCTCGCAG GAAAAAATGGAAGTGGCGCGAGCGAAACGAAACATTGGCAGGACATGATCACAAAGCCGAGGCAGACCATTGTGCAGTGGCATCGCTTGAAGCCCGAGTAA